The genomic stretch TTCACAGCAGATAGATAAAGTTCGATTCGTGAATGATATTGACGGTTTAACGTTGATTAACAAAAGCGATAGGGAACTTGTAGAGGAATTTCTCGATAATCTATGGTTTTATGTTAGTCAACCTAACGAATATACGTTAGAGAAGGAATTGAAGCGTGAGATATTTGAAGAGTATCGCGAATTCACTTATAAAAGCGTAAACTCGGAATTACGAGCAGATTTTATTTTGGATTATGTTCACAACCAGATTCAACGATGGTGCATTGAGGGTGATTCGGCTAGCGGATGGTTAACTAATGAATGCCAATATttcgaaaaggcaaaaaaagaacTGATATTCTATCCCACTTTAACTATTTTGAATGGTCTCTACAACGCGCGAAATCAGTGTTATAAAGCACTGAAGTTTAAAGAGAATATTATAAAGCTTTTAGAAATGGATAATTTTTCGGAAGGTGTTCTCAACGTTGTGACTAAATATCCTCTAATCACTAGCtcaaaaataaatcagttttttaagGAGCAACATGTTTGCTACCTAATCAATTGGGATGTTGTAGCCGAGCAAGATTGCACCAAGGATTTGATAGAAGATCTTAAAGCTTGTGCTCACCATTCGGAAACTAAAAcgccaataataataataataatcgttAATACACATATAGCAGACTTCACATTGGATTGCTCGTCAATTAAAAACTGTATTCTGATAAGTTCAAGCCCAATTAAAAATGACGTATTGTCCACATTTAATGATAATTGCAACGGCTTGGCAGACCTTACAAGTGATTCACAGGATCACATTTTAGCGAACGGATCTATTTTCTATTATCTAATTTTCAAGATGTGACAGTTTCTTTGAAAGATTTAATAACCACTGACGAGCTAAGAAAGGCGATTGATGCAACAACGCTTTCCATGCTGCTTGTcaagaatgaaataaaaattggcAAAAAACCAGCGTCTTTTATAACCGAAGGTGTCGAGAATTATTATGTTCAACGCGTTTTGCAACGGAAAGTGACTTTTCGAAGGGAAGCGTTGAAAAACGACGCGAACTTTGTCATTACTAAATCCAACAATTTTGGAGAAGAGCAACTCACACCGCATTCAGATATTATAATAACTTTTGATAGTGAAGAAAATTTTAAGACTTTGTGTTGTAAATTTAATAAACGAAATATTCATTGGATGAAAGAAACAAATGGTGAACTGCAATGGCAAAAATCGCACGGCTCTTTGAGGAAGCTCCGCAATATCGTTACATACTTTATGCAAGATTTTGAAGTAGATTATATTGAGCCGTCCCCGGTAGAGCTGCTAGTAGCAGAACCTGGAATGGGAAAATCTACGATTTTCTCATTCATGGCAAATAAAATGAAACAGAAAAATCCCACCTCCTGGGTATCAAATGTGTGCCTCCATGATCATTCGGGAGTTTTTTCTGAATGGCCAGTAGAAAAAAGAATTGACGACCGGCAAATTATAGGTTTTCTGTTTGATACATTGAAAAATGCTCAACCAAGTATATCCAACCAGAAAGGAAACAATTTGGTTGGGCCGGCTTTGCTAGAAAGAGAAATATTCTATCATTTATATGAGGCGAAACAGATCATAATATTTCTTGACGGGTACGATGAAATCAGTCCCAACTACGAAAAACAAGTGTTGACCTTAGTTAATATGTTaaaggaaaagaaaataaaaagtttgtGGATCTCAACTCGTCCGAATCTCCAAACTAAATTGGAAGAAGATTTGAacgttttttctttaaaattgaaaccatttgaaacagaagatcaaaaaaaatttctaaaaacttaCTGGAAAGTCAATATCAAAAACGAGTTGAGTGACAAACGTTTGGTTGAATTCTGTTCTAGAATTTTATCACAATTTTCACACACAATTGGTGATCAGCCATCACAATTTTGTGGAATTCCACTACAGCTACGAATGATTGCTGCAATATTCACTAAGAGATGTGAAGAATGTTGTAATTCATGTTGTTTTGAAACAGTTGAAAACATGATGGGCAATAACGAAACCACAATGGCTTTGATCGATCTATACGATGAATTCTTTAGAATCAAATTCGAAGTTGTACAATACCAAGAAAAGAACCGCATGGATCTCGAGTCGATATACGTGAAGCAAATAGTGAAAGATCAAGCTCCTGGTGTATTACAAACTCATCGAATATTGGCAGTTTTTACATTGTTACATGAAGAAATGCGAGAAAAGTTTCTCTCGACGGACGAAATCTTGCAAGGTAATAAGTTATTGGAAACGGTCTCTGACTCACGTGAAAAGACCGGAATCGTCTATCGAATAGTGAATGGTAAACCAATTTTTGTTCACCAAACATTTGctgaatattttttcatcaattatTTTTGGCAAAAGCTGATTACGTGTGAATTTGATCTGGAAGCCATAGTTTATTACCTAATATGCAACAATGCAGTTCAAGTTTGGCGCTTTTTACTGCAAAAAGTTCACAAAGAACAAACGGTTCGCAAAAATCCGATGAAACCTAAATCATTGATACGGTTTTGTAAAattgttgttcaaaattttaTCTGGTATTATAAACGCTTAGCGTCATTTGAAGAATATTATCCACCCATATGTAGCTCTGATATGGCGGTAATACTTGAAGTTGTTGACTCGTGCATTTTTTCGGTGAAAGAACAAAACTGTAGTGCAGTTCTTCCTGATCTATTGCTTGAACAACGCGAATTTCTGTTTTGTGTTTCGATAACAAATAATTCAATAAATTTAGTGAAATGTTTGGAGGATGCGTTTAAGCCTTGGAACATAAATGCTACTTACAGATATCACGATTTTATGGATGGTTCTGGAACTGGCGATCGTCTTACTGCTTTACATGTGGCTGTGAGGAACGGTCATACAGAGTTGGTTGAACATTTAATCGAAGTTGGAGCGGATGTTAATGTCGCTTCCGAAATGTTGTGTACACCGTTGCATATGGCTGTAAAGCTGTACAGGGGAGCTGTACACCACAAACACGTGAAAATTATCGAACTGTTGGTGAAAAATGGGGCGATTGTTGATAATGCTGACTCGAACAGAGAAACCGCACTGATGTtgtcattgaaaaacaaattataTGAAGCAGCGAATTATTTGATAATCCTTAGTAACAATATTAACAGTACTGATTCAGGAGGATTAACAGCATTACATTGGGCTGCAAAAGTGGGCCATGCAGAAACAATTGAAAAACTGGTGGCAGCAGATGCAAAAGTAGACGCTACTACTAAGAACGGGGACACAGCATTAATGGTTGCTTCCAAATTTGGGCACAGTGATGCGGTAGATGCTTTACTAGAAcgatataataatataaatgcTACAAACTCAGAAGGATGGACGGCACTACATTACGCTGCAGTAAAAGGTAAAattgaaataatcga from Wyeomyia smithii strain HCP4-BCI-WySm-NY-G18 chromosome 3, ASM2978416v1, whole genome shotgun sequence encodes the following:
- the LOC129729274 gene encoding serine/threonine-protein phosphatase 6 regulatory ankyrin repeat subunit B-like — its product is MLLVKNEIKIGKKPASFITEGVENYYVQRVLQRKVTFRREALKNDANFVITKSNNFGEEQLTPHSDIIITFDSEENFKTLCCKFNKRNIHWMKETNGELQWQKSHGSLRKLRNIVTYFMQDFEVDYIEPSPVELLVAEPGMGKSTIFSFMANKMKQKNPTSWVSNVCLHDHSGVFSEWPVEKRIDDRQIIGFLFDTLKNAQPSISNQKGNNLVGPALLEREIFYHLYEAKQIIIFLDGYDEISPNYEKQVLTLVNMLKEKKIKSLWISTRPNLQTKLEEDLNVFSLKLKPFETEDQKKFLKTYWKVNIKNELSDKRLVEFCSRILSQFSHTIGDQPSQFCGIPLQLRMIAAIFTKRCEECCNSCCFETVENMMGNNETTMALIDLYDEFFRIKFEVVQYQEKNRMDLESIYVKQIVKDQAPGVLQTHRILAVFTLLHEEMREKFLSTDEILQGNKLLETVSDSREKTGIVYRIVNGKPIFVHQTFAEYFFINYFWQKLITCEFDLEAIVYYLICNNAVQVWRFLLQKVHKEQTVRKNPMKPKSLIRFCKIVVQNFIWYYKRLASFEEYYPPICSSDMAVILEVVDSCIFSVKEQNCSAVLPDLLLEQREFLFCVSITNNSINLVKCLEDAFKPWNINATYRYHDFMDGSGTGDRLTALHVAVRNGHTELVEHLIEVGADVNVASEMLCTPLHMAVKLYRGAVHHKHVKIIELLVKNGAIVDNADSNRETALMLSLKNKLYEAANYLIILSNNINSTDSGGLTALHWAAKVGHAETIEKLVAADAKVDATTKNGDTALMVASKFGHSDAVDALLERYNNINATNSEGWTALHYAAVKGKIEIIEKLLKAGAKVHVTTKNGDTALMVASKFGHSDAVDALLERYNNINATNSEGWTALHCAAVKGKIEIIEKLLKAGAKVHVTTKNGDTALMVASKFGHSDAVDALLERYNNINATNSEGWTALHCAAVKGKIEIIEKLLKAGAKVHVTTKNGDTALMVASKFGHSDAVDALLERYNNINATNSEGWTALHCAAVKGKIEIIEKLLKAGAKVHVTTKNGDTALMVASKFGHSDAVDALLERYNNINATNSEGWTALHYAAVKGKIEIIEKLLKAGAKVHVTTKNGNAAVLTASEFLYRKVADVTLERVRSIYATNFTKWTALHCAAKGGEVEIIKTLLTAGAYVDATTEIGNTALMIASDFGHSDAVAALLERDKKIDAANLTKWTALHYAAREGNVNIIEKLLAAGAKVDVTTENGDTALMVASGFGRFNAVVTLLKRDKNINAANSKGWTALHYAAKGGNVETINKLLEAEANVYVTTANGDTALMVAAGFGRCDAVVSLLKRAKNINAANLTKWTALHYAAREGNVNIIEKLRSEAVIALLERGKNINAANSNGWTALHYAAQEGNGNIIEKLLTAGAKVDVTTKNGNTALMVASRFGCSDAVHALLKRGKNINAANSKGWTALHFAAVEGKFEVIKKLLTAGAYVDVTTKNGDTALMVASEFLHSDAVDALLERDKNIDAANSKGWTALHYAAKAGKEVVRVDVRVHCVLTSIMSEKCRPSNKTWSIMLMLTNRLLILNLHVLGLTGLHPITRFCISPKCRAHVCHHNSGKWCVHPKTYAPSSLSSIPPAVL